The nucleotide window CGCGCGACGGCTTCATCCAGTCCTATTGCAACACCGTCCCCACGCCCGAGGGCGGCACGCATGAGGCCGGCTTCTGGTCGGCGATCCTGCGCGGCATCCGCGCCTATGGCGAACGGGTCAGCAACAAGAAGGCGGCGCAGATCACCCGCGACGACCTGCTGACCGGCGGCTGCGCGCTGGTCAGCTGCTTCATCCGCGAGCCGGAATTCGTCGGCCAGACCAAGGACCGCCTGGCCACCACCGAGGCGGCCCGGCTGGTCGAGGGCGCGGTGCGCGACCATTTCGACAACTGGCTGGCGGCCGACACGAAATCCGCCGGCGCGATCCTGGATTTCCTGGTGCTGCGCGCCGAGGAACGGCTGCGCCGCCGCCAGGAAAAGGAAACCGCCCGCAAGTCGGCGACCAAGAAGCTGCGTCTGCCCGGCAAGCTGGTCGATTGCTCGGCCACCAACCGCGACGGCACCGAACTGTTCATCGTCGAGGGCGACTCGGCCGGTGGCAGCGCCAAGATGGCGCGCGAACGCCAGACCCAGGCGCTGCTGCCGCTGCGCGGCAAGATCCTGAACGTGCTGGGCGCCGCCAGCTCGAAGCTCGGCCAGAACCAGGAGATCGCCGGTCTCTGCCAGGCGCTCGGCGCCGGCATGGGCAGCAAGTTCAACGTGGACGATCTGCGCTATGACAAGATCATCATCATGACCGATGCGGATGTGGACGGCGCCCATATCGCCTCGCTGCTGATGACCTTCTTCTTCACCCAGATGCGGCCGCTGATCGACAAGGGCCATCTGTATCTGGCCTGCCCGCCGCTCTATCGCCTGACCCAGGGCGCGCATCGGGTCTATGTCGCCGACGATGCCGAGAAAGAGGCGATGCTGGCCAAGGGCCTGGGGGGCAAGGGCAAGATCGACGTGCAACGCTTCAAGGGTCTGGGCGAGATGGACGCCAAGGACCTGAAGGACACGACGATGAACCCGAAGACGCGCAAGCTGATCCGGGTCTCGATCGACGAGGACGAGGGCGGCGAGACCTCGGACCTGGTCGAGCGGCTGATGGGCAAGAAGCCCGAGCTGCGCTTCCAGTTCATTCAGGAGAACGCGCAATTCGCGGATGCCGAGGAACTGGACCTCTGACATGGCGCTGGCCGCGCCGCTTGCCGTCTACGTCCTTGCCGCGCTGGCCGAGATCGCCGGCTGCTTTGCCTTCTGGGCCTGGCTGCGGCTGGGCCGCTCGGCCTGGTGGCTGGTGCCGGGCATGGTCTCGCTGGCGCTGTTCGCCTGGCTGCTGACCCGGGTGGACACGGATTTCGCCGGCCGCGCCTATGCGGCCTATGGCGGGATCTATGTGGCGTCCTCGCTGGGCTGGCTGTGGCTGACCGAGGGTCAGGTGCCGAGCCGCTGGGATCTGCTGGGCGGCGGACTGTGCGGGCTGGGCGCG belongs to Paracoccus sp. TOH and includes:
- a CDS encoding YnfA family protein, which produces MALAAPLAVYVLAALAEIAGCFAFWAWLRLGRSAWWLVPGMVSLALFAWLLTRVDTDFAGRAYAAYGGIYVASSLGWLWLTEGQVPSRWDLLGGGLCGLGAVVILAGARG
- the parE gene encoding DNA topoisomerase IV subunit B; protein product: MADDLFPASDKATESYSAASIEVLEGLEPVRKRPGMYIGGTDERALHHLVAEILDNSMDEAVAGHASRIEVELLADFSVVIRDNGRGIPIDPHPKFPGKSALEVILCTLHAGGKFSGDAYQTSGGLHGVGASVVNALSDSMVVQVARNKELFQQSFSRGVPLGPVEKVGAAPNRRGTTVTFHADEQIFGHHRFKPARLLKMVKSKAYLFSGVEIRWKSEIDDGETPPEAVFHFPGGLADYLSETLDGSSTYADRPFAGSVDFKEKFNTPGKVDWAINWTPSRDGFIQSYCNTVPTPEGGTHEAGFWSAILRGIRAYGERVSNKKAAQITRDDLLTGGCALVSCFIREPEFVGQTKDRLATTEAARLVEGAVRDHFDNWLAADTKSAGAILDFLVLRAEERLRRRQEKETARKSATKKLRLPGKLVDCSATNRDGTELFIVEGDSAGGSAKMARERQTQALLPLRGKILNVLGAASSKLGQNQEIAGLCQALGAGMGSKFNVDDLRYDKIIIMTDADVDGAHIASLLMTFFFTQMRPLIDKGHLYLACPPLYRLTQGAHRVYVADDAEKEAMLAKGLGGKGKIDVQRFKGLGEMDAKDLKDTTMNPKTRKLIRVSIDEDEGGETSDLVERLMGKKPELRFQFIQENAQFADAEELDL